In Thermomonas carbonis, a single genomic region encodes these proteins:
- the rnfB gene encoding Rnf electron transport complex subunit RnfB yields MPQSTPPLVERLDRLLPQTQCGQCGYDGCRPYAEAMADGEADVDHCPPGGDAGARALARLLDVAAKPYDRSRGEHLPPRVAVVVEADCIGCTRCIQACPVDAIVGASKSMHVVIDPLCTGCALCVPACPVDCIVMVSERA; encoded by the coding sequence CGATCGCCTGTTGCCGCAGACCCAATGCGGACAGTGCGGCTACGACGGCTGCCGGCCGTATGCCGAAGCGATGGCGGATGGCGAGGCCGACGTCGACCATTGTCCGCCTGGCGGCGACGCCGGCGCGCGGGCACTGGCAAGGTTGTTGGACGTGGCGGCGAAACCTTATGACCGCAGTCGAGGCGAGCACCTGCCGCCTCGCGTGGCAGTGGTGGTGGAAGCCGACTGCATCGGCTGCACCAGGTGCATCCAGGCCTGCCCGGTCGATGCGATCGTCGGCGCATCGAAATCCATGCACGTGGTGATCGATCCGTTGTGCACCGGCTGCGCGCTGTGCGTGCCGGCGTGTCCGGTGGATTGCATCGTGATGGTGAGCGAACGCGCCTAG
- a CDS encoding TraB/GumN family protein, with product MTPRLLTLALVAAFALPVHADQSTKPAASPVASAPAAKVTGRPLLWKVSDADNDVYLLGSFHLLKSDDYPMPAEIDRAFDDAESLLFEIDPREMTAPETVATMQKYMAYEDGQSLSKVLPKATLERLGTLVSASGGSVQALEQSEPWAVSLGLVLGVSQAMGLKADLGLDRHLMDRAAKAGKPAGGLETVDAQMKAMDSVPYAEQAQGLDEFLVDPKKAVQQLQDMHAWWRTGDVEQLDTGMRADMARKSPQSYKLLDVDRNNAWLPQIEKRLTGSTSDDTLVVVGTLHLLGSDGLVEKLQAKGYKVERVCDSCEAAATE from the coding sequence GTGACCCCACGATTGCTCACCCTGGCGCTGGTCGCCGCGTTCGCGTTGCCCGTCCACGCCGACCAGAGCACCAAGCCGGCGGCGTCGCCCGTCGCCAGCGCGCCGGCAGCCAAGGTGACCGGGCGGCCGCTGCTGTGGAAGGTGTCCGATGCCGACAACGACGTCTATCTGCTCGGCTCGTTCCATTTGTTGAAGAGCGACGACTACCCGATGCCGGCGGAGATCGACCGCGCCTTCGACGATGCCGAGTCGCTGTTGTTCGAGATCGATCCGCGCGAGATGACCGCGCCGGAAACGGTGGCGACCATGCAGAAGTACATGGCCTACGAAGACGGTCAGAGCCTGAGCAAGGTGCTGCCGAAGGCGACCCTGGAACGGCTCGGCACGCTGGTCTCCGCCAGCGGCGGCTCGGTGCAGGCGCTCGAGCAGAGCGAGCCGTGGGCGGTGAGCTTGGGCCTGGTCCTTGGCGTGAGCCAGGCGATGGGCCTGAAGGCTGATCTCGGCCTGGATCGCCACCTGATGGATCGCGCGGCCAAGGCCGGCAAGCCTGCTGGCGGGCTGGAAACCGTCGATGCCCAGATGAAGGCGATGGACTCGGTGCCCTACGCCGAGCAGGCGCAGGGCCTGGACGAATTCCTGGTCGACCCGAAAAAGGCCGTCCAGCAACTGCAGGACATGCATGCGTGGTGGCGTACCGGCGATGTCGAGCAGCTGGACACGGGCATGCGCGCGGACATGGCCCGCAAGTCGCCGCAGTCCTACAAGCTGCTGGACGTGGATCGCAACAATGCGTGGCTGCCGCAGATCGAGAAGCGCCTGACCGGCTCGACCTCCGACGACACCCTCGTGGTGGTCGGCACGCTGCACCTGCTCGGCAGCGACGGCCTGGTCGAGAAACTGCAGGCGAAGGGCTACAAGGTCGAGCGGGTGTGCGATTCCTGCGAGGCTGCGGCCACGGAATAG
- a CDS encoding DUF1684 domain-containing protein, with product MVPARTMTFAGIALACLLVMAGCERAPPPQATPDEAAKLQAALKHYAHEQFMWRGRRILDLNRADGWASLIGMHWLDPGAHRVGSDVDNGIRIAMGPEHLGVFTVRDGKASFVADTSVTVDGKPSRGSALRSDKDAAGPSVIAFDEGKGLVTVIERGGRLALRVKHADAPSRVHFAGLEYWPGGRDWQVPARFIAHPAGKTLPIANIIGTIDDIPNPGALEFQHGGKSWRLEALDQGEATLFLVFADRTSGHGSYGAGRFIDVPKPDAQGRLVIDFNQAYNPPCAFTPFATCPLPPPENRLDLAVAAGEKTYAKPDVPPIQSPKDSP from the coding sequence ATGGTTCCTGCGCGGACGATGACATTCGCCGGCATCGCGCTGGCCTGCTTACTGGTGATGGCAGGCTGCGAGCGCGCGCCACCGCCGCAGGCCACGCCTGACGAGGCGGCGAAATTGCAGGCGGCGCTCAAGCACTACGCGCACGAGCAGTTCATGTGGCGCGGACGGCGGATCCTCGACCTCAATCGTGCGGATGGCTGGGCCAGCCTCATCGGGATGCATTGGCTGGATCCCGGTGCGCACCGCGTCGGCAGCGATGTCGACAACGGCATCCGCATAGCGATGGGTCCGGAGCACCTGGGCGTGTTCACCGTCCGCGACGGCAAGGCGAGTTTCGTCGCCGACACGTCGGTGACCGTCGATGGCAAGCCCAGTCGCGGCAGCGCCCTGCGCAGCGACAAGGACGCAGCCGGACCGAGCGTGATCGCCTTCGACGAGGGCAAGGGATTGGTCACCGTGATCGAACGCGGTGGTCGGCTGGCCCTGCGGGTCAAGCACGCCGATGCCCCGAGCCGCGTACATTTCGCCGGCCTGGAGTATTGGCCGGGTGGCCGTGACTGGCAGGTGCCGGCGCGTTTCATCGCGCATCCGGCCGGCAAGACCCTGCCGATCGCCAACATCATCGGCACCATCGACGACATCCCGAATCCCGGCGCGCTCGAATTCCAGCACGGCGGCAAGAGCTGGCGGCTGGAAGCGCTGGACCAGGGCGAAGCCACCCTGTTCCTGGTGTTCGCCGATCGCACCAGCGGCCATGGCAGCTACGGTGCGGGCCGCTTCATCGATGTGCCGAAACCCGACGCGCAGGGCCGCCTGGTGATCGACTTCAACCAGGCCTACAACCCGCCGTGCGCGTTTACCCCGTTCGCCACCTGTCCGCTGCCGCCGCCGGAAAACCGCTTGGATCTGGCGGTGGCGGCGGGCGAGAAGACCTACGCAAAACCCGACGTACCCCCCATTCAATCTCCGAAGGATTCCCCGTGA
- the mutL gene encoding DNA mismatch repair endonuclease MutL, whose translation MTIRQLPDTLINQIAAGEVVERPASVVKELVENALDAGARRIDIDLEDGGIRLIRIRDDGGGIDASELPLAVQRHATSKIASIDDLESVATLGFRGEALPSVASVSRFRLTSRRSGSEHGALLQVDGGKVGEVTPHAHPPGTTVEVRDLFYNVPARRKFLRAERTELSHIEEWLRTLALARPDVELRVAHNGKPSRRWKGEAQLQEGTMLSDVRLHEALGEDFTRNALRVDHDGAGMRLHGWIAQPAYNRASSDQQYLYVNGRSVRDRNVSHAIRQAYADVLFHGRHPAYVLFLELDPRGVDVNVHPAKHEVRFRESRLVHDFVYRTLHQALAETRAGATAMPMQATQASQAWSMPVPQQSSIGLRVADAPSAYAALYAPRDAATLPDSPESPAAFAAMAMPDDAPGGLPPLGFAIAQLHGIYILAENADGLVVVDMHAAHERIGYEKLKTAHDGAGLRTQPLLVPSSIAVSEREADVAEREADTLAQLGFEVQRSGPQSLLLRSVPALLAHGDVEALLRDVLTDLREHGSTRRVAETRDELLSTMACHGAVRANRRLTVHEMNGLLREMEATERSGQCNHGRPTWTRFGLAEMDRWFLRGR comes from the coding sequence GTGACCATCCGCCAACTTCCCGACACCCTCATCAACCAGATCGCTGCGGGCGAAGTCGTGGAACGGCCCGCGTCCGTGGTCAAGGAACTGGTCGAAAACGCGCTGGATGCCGGCGCCCGCCGCATCGACATCGACCTGGAGGATGGCGGCATCCGCCTGATCCGTATCCGCGACGACGGCGGCGGCATCGATGCCTCCGAATTGCCGCTGGCGGTGCAGCGCCACGCGACCAGCAAGATAGCCAGCATCGACGACCTTGAGTCGGTCGCCACGCTCGGCTTCCGTGGCGAGGCGCTGCCGTCGGTGGCGTCGGTGAGCCGCTTCCGGCTGACCTCGCGGCGCAGCGGCAGCGAGCACGGCGCGTTGCTGCAGGTCGATGGCGGCAAGGTCGGCGAGGTAACGCCGCATGCGCATCCACCTGGCACCACGGTGGAAGTACGTGACCTGTTCTACAACGTGCCGGCGCGGCGCAAGTTCCTGCGTGCCGAACGCACCGAGTTGTCGCATATCGAGGAGTGGTTGCGCACGCTGGCGCTGGCGCGTCCCGATGTGGAATTGCGGGTGGCCCACAACGGCAAGCCCTCGCGGCGCTGGAAGGGCGAAGCGCAGCTGCAGGAAGGCACGATGCTCAGCGACGTGCGTCTGCACGAAGCGCTCGGCGAGGACTTCACCCGCAACGCCCTGCGCGTGGACCATGACGGTGCCGGCATGCGCCTGCACGGCTGGATCGCGCAACCGGCCTACAACCGCGCCAGCAGCGACCAGCAATACCTGTACGTCAACGGCCGCAGCGTGCGCGACCGCAATGTCTCGCACGCGATCCGCCAGGCCTATGCCGACGTGCTGTTCCATGGCCGGCACCCGGCCTATGTGCTGTTCCTCGAACTCGATCCGCGCGGCGTGGACGTGAACGTGCATCCGGCCAAGCACGAAGTGCGTTTCCGCGAATCGCGGCTGGTCCACGACTTCGTCTATCGCACCTTGCACCAGGCACTGGCGGAAACCCGTGCAGGCGCGACCGCCATGCCGATGCAGGCAACACAGGCATCGCAGGCATGGTCGATGCCGGTGCCGCAGCAATCGTCGATCGGTTTGCGTGTGGCGGATGCGCCCAGCGCGTATGCCGCGTTGTATGCGCCGCGCGATGCCGCCACGCTTCCGGATTCGCCGGAATCACCCGCGGCATTCGCCGCGATGGCGATGCCCGACGACGCGCCCGGCGGCCTGCCACCACTCGGTTTCGCAATCGCGCAGTTGCACGGCATCTACATCCTGGCCGAGAACGCCGACGGCCTGGTCGTGGTCGACATGCATGCCGCGCACGAACGCATCGGCTACGAAAAACTCAAGACTGCGCACGATGGCGCCGGCCTGCGCACCCAGCCGTTGCTGGTGCCTTCGAGCATCGCGGTATCCGAGCGCGAAGCCGATGTCGCCGAGCGCGAAGCGGACACGCTCGCGCAACTCGGGTTCGAGGTGCAGCGCAGCGGCCCGCAGTCGCTGCTGTTGCGCAGCGTGCCTGCACTGCTTGCGCATGGCGATGTCGAAGCGTTGCTGCGCGACGTGCTCACCGACTTGCGCGAACACGGCAGCACCCGGCGCGTCGCCGAGACCCGCGACGAGTTGCTGTCGACGATGGCCTGCCATGGCGCGGTGCGCGCCAATCGCCGACTGACCGTGCATGAAATGAATGGCCTGCTGCGCGAGATGGAAGCGACCGAGCGCTCCGGGCAATGCAATCACGGCCGTCCCACCTGGACGCGTTTCGGACTGGCGGAGATGGATCGATGGTTCCTGCGCGGACGATGA
- a CDS encoding N-acetylmuramoyl-L-alanine amidase, whose translation MLLAALCWNLANASEIKQLRVETGATGTRVELQLDRPGDYKVIELRNPDRLVVDFADSRLARNLSMPAGAGAVKAVRTGQPQPGIVRVVFDLASQVKAMPPRIETTAAGPRLVLEWPGDAAVALTTPVIAAPIVAAKPDPIAEIAKASAAVETDPGKVVGKAATVSELPGTVATGVPTRVATGKPEPMPTETPAAAAPIPRPVMQAGMRPLVISIDAGHGGQDPGAIGPNGNREKNVTLAIARELARQINATPGMKAHLTRDADVFIPLNRRAVLARGAKADIFVSIHADAAENRSATGSSVYVMSTRGASSQRARWLADKENAADLIGGVKLAATGDTLKSVLLDLTQSGQMKASSDAAAHVLGSLGSVGKTRRVEHANFAVLRTSDVPAMLVETGFISNHGEEALLSSPDYQRKLATAVLAGINEYFTRQPPPGTLYAARAHALQVSQAASTGTGANSGGSP comes from the coding sequence ATGCTGCTGGCGGCGCTGTGCTGGAACCTCGCAAACGCCTCGGAAATCAAGCAGTTGCGCGTGGAAACCGGGGCGACCGGCACGCGCGTCGAACTCCAGCTGGACCGCCCGGGCGACTACAAGGTCATCGAGCTGCGCAATCCCGACCGTCTGGTCGTGGACTTCGCCGACAGCCGCCTGGCCCGCAACCTGAGCATGCCTGCCGGCGCTGGCGCGGTGAAAGCCGTGCGCACCGGCCAGCCGCAACCAGGGATCGTCCGCGTGGTGTTCGACCTGGCCAGCCAGGTCAAGGCAATGCCGCCGCGGATCGAAACCACGGCCGCCGGCCCTCGCCTGGTACTGGAATGGCCGGGAGACGCCGCCGTCGCTCTGACCACTCCCGTCATCGCGGCGCCGATCGTGGCTGCCAAGCCCGATCCGATCGCCGAGATCGCCAAGGCCTCCGCCGCGGTCGAAACCGATCCCGGCAAGGTGGTCGGCAAGGCCGCCACCGTCTCCGAACTGCCCGGCACCGTCGCCACCGGCGTGCCCACCCGCGTCGCCACCGGCAAGCCGGAACCGATGCCCACCGAGACACCGGCGGCCGCCGCGCCCATTCCGCGTCCGGTGATGCAGGCCGGCATGCGCCCGCTGGTCATTTCCATCGATGCTGGCCACGGCGGCCAGGATCCGGGCGCGATCGGCCCGAACGGCAATCGCGAGAAGAACGTGACCCTGGCCATCGCCCGCGAACTGGCCCGCCAGATCAATGCCACGCCCGGCATGAAGGCGCACCTGACCCGCGATGCGGATGTCTTCATCCCGCTCAATCGCCGGGCCGTGCTGGCGCGTGGTGCCAAGGCCGACATCTTCGTGTCGATCCACGCCGATGCTGCCGAGAACCGCAGCGCCACCGGCTCCTCGGTGTACGTGATGTCCACCCGCGGTGCGTCCTCGCAGCGCGCACGCTGGCTGGCCGACAAGGAGAACGCCGCCGACCTGATCGGTGGCGTGAAGCTGGCCGCGACCGGCGACACGCTGAAGTCGGTGCTGCTGGACCTGACCCAGAGTGGGCAGATGAAAGCCTCGTCCGACGCCGCCGCTCACGTGCTGGGCAGCCTGGGCAGCGTGGGCAAGACCCGTCGGGTCGAACACGCCAATTTTGCCGTGCTGCGCACCTCGGACGTGCCGGCCATGCTGGTCGAAACCGGGTTCATCTCCAATCACGGTGAAGAGGCGCTACTGTCCAGCCCGGATTACCAGCGCAAGCTGGCGACCGCGGTGCTGGCCGGCATCAACGAATACTTCACCCGCCAGCCGCCGCCTGGCACCTTGTACGCCGCGCGGGCGCATGCCCTGCAAGTCAGCCAGGCGGCCTCGACCGGCACTGGCGCGAATTCGGGCGGCAGTCCGTAA
- the tsaE gene encoding tRNA (adenosine(37)-N6)-threonylcarbamoyltransferase complex ATPase subunit type 1 TsaE, translating into MHDLFLDAADATESLGARLAQSLPPRGVAYLHGDLGAGKSTLARALLRALGVTGTIRSPTYTLVEQYPLPAGGMALHLDLYRIGDPGELEFLGLDPAETRLWLVEWPERGQGGLPAADVDVELTVEGTGRRCRLHARTTAGEAWLQALRPA; encoded by the coding sequence ATGCACGATCTTTTCCTCGACGCCGCCGACGCCACCGAATCGCTCGGCGCGCGCCTCGCCCAGTCACTGCCGCCGCGTGGCGTGGCCTACCTGCATGGCGACTTGGGTGCCGGCAAATCCACCCTCGCGCGGGCGCTGCTTCGCGCGTTGGGCGTGACCGGCACGATCCGCAGTCCGACCTACACCCTGGTCGAGCAATACCCGCTGCCGGCTGGCGGCATGGCACTGCACCTCGACCTTTACCGGATCGGCGATCCCGGCGAGCTCGAGTTCCTGGGGCTGGACCCGGCCGAAACACGGCTCTGGCTGGTCGAGTGGCCCGAACGCGGGCAGGGCGGCTTGCCGGCCGCCGACGTCGACGTGGAGCTAACCGTGGAGGGCACGGGCCGGCGCTGCCGCCTGCACGCGCGCACGACCGCCGGCGAAGCCTGGCTGCAGGCGCTACGTCCGGCTTGA
- a CDS encoding NAD(P)H-hydrate dehydratase: MHSPFPLYAPDQLRELEARGIASCGGDAFALMARAGLAAWHCVLKHWSRARRILVVCGPGNNGGDGYVLARHALSSGIRVQVLRLDAHAPRTPLARRAHDAFIASGGQVACVGGELGDADLLVDALFGIGLSRAPDDSVSALIEAMSRHPAPVLALDVPSGIDARSGDAPGAAVVADRTLQFIARHRGLRTGAALDHAGDLQLASLDLPATVFDGIDPAAFALRADALPGFFPLRPRDSHKGRNGHVLCIGGDHGSGGAILLAADAALRSGAGLLSVATRAEHVPALLARRPEAMVHGVDDAAQLAPLLSRAGVIAIGPGLGQGDWGRGLLDLVLANDAPGVVDADALNLLASSGQRLRAQDVATPHPGEAARLLGIPAHDVQRDRFAAAQALHERLGCTVVLKGAGSIIASPDRAPTVICAGNPGMAVGGMGDVLTGVIAALLAQGMPAGDAAIAGALLHAAAGDAAAREDGERGLLPSDLLPWLRRLANPMRR; encoded by the coding sequence ATGCACAGTCCGTTCCCGCTGTACGCCCCCGACCAGTTGCGCGAGCTCGAGGCGCGCGGCATCGCATCCTGCGGTGGCGACGCGTTCGCTTTGATGGCGCGTGCCGGGCTGGCGGCCTGGCATTGCGTGCTGAAACATTGGTCGCGAGCGCGACGCATCTTGGTGGTCTGCGGACCCGGCAACAACGGTGGCGATGGTTATGTGCTCGCCCGGCATGCGCTGTCTTCTGGTATCCGTGTGCAGGTGCTGCGGCTCGATGCGCATGCGCCGCGCACGCCGCTGGCACGGCGGGCCCACGATGCCTTCATCGCTTCAGGCGGGCAGGTCGCATGCGTGGGAGGCGAACTGGGTGATGCCGATCTGCTGGTCGATGCCCTGTTCGGCATTGGACTGTCGCGGGCGCCCGACGACTCCGTGTCGGCCTTGATCGAAGCGATGAGCCGGCATCCGGCGCCGGTGCTGGCGCTCGACGTTCCCAGTGGCATCGACGCGCGCAGCGGTGACGCGCCGGGTGCGGCGGTGGTCGCGGATCGCACCCTGCAGTTCATCGCACGCCATCGCGGCCTGCGTACCGGCGCGGCACTGGACCATGCCGGCGACTTGCAACTGGCGTCGCTCGACCTGCCTGCGACCGTGTTCGACGGCATTGACCCGGCGGCGTTCGCGTTGCGCGCGGATGCCTTGCCTGGCTTCTTTCCGCTGCGCCCGCGCGACAGCCACAAGGGCCGCAATGGCCATGTGCTGTGCATCGGCGGCGACCACGGGAGTGGTGGCGCGATCCTGCTGGCGGCCGACGCCGCGCTGCGTAGCGGCGCCGGCCTGCTCAGCGTGGCGACGCGTGCGGAGCACGTGCCCGCCTTGCTTGCGCGCAGGCCGGAAGCGATGGTCCACGGGGTGGACGATGCTGCGCAACTGGCGCCCTTGCTGTCGCGTGCCGGCGTGATCGCGATCGGTCCCGGGCTGGGTCAGGGCGATTGGGGACGTGGCCTGCTGGATCTCGTGCTGGCCAATGACGCGCCGGGCGTCGTCGATGCCGATGCGTTGAACCTGCTGGCATCCTCCGGGCAACGCTTGCGTGCACAGGACGTGGCCACGCCGCATCCCGGCGAGGCCGCGCGCCTGCTCGGTATCCCCGCCCACGACGTGCAGCGCGATCGTTTCGCCGCCGCGCAAGCGCTGCACGAACGGCTTGGCTGCACAGTGGTGTTGAAAGGTGCCGGCAGCATCATCGCCAGCCCCGACCGCGCACCCACAGTGATCTGCGCCGGCAATCCGGGCATGGCGGTGGGCGGGATGGGCGACGTGCTCACCGGCGTCATTGCCGCCTTGCTGGCGCAGGGCATGCCGGCGGGCGATGCGGCAATCGCCGGCGCATTGCTGCATGCGGCGGCCGGCGATGCCGCCGCACGCGAGGATGGCGAGCGCGGCCTGCTGCCATCGGATCTCTTGCCTTGGTTGCGCCGGCTGGCCAATCCGATGCGACGATAG